One part of the Candidatus Paceibacterota bacterium genome encodes these proteins:
- a CDS encoding autotransporter-associated beta strand repeat-containing protein, with product MKKLLLTLSLVSFIFLFSPRLAFAATKYWSGTGTWNAANTNWGTSPGGPYNAATFNTGDDAVFEGSAGTVTVSAPNHPNSITFNKTGYTLNSGTLTLDGPSIAVSSGAATINSSIAGSAGLAKSGGGTLTLSGNNSFTGGLTVKSGTLEGTGSVNAFGGSGTGAITLGDSSGSANATLSGGAGPFANPISVASGNTGAATIIRNGVGGNSTFSGAVTLNSHNLVLNPGGNALSMSGGFTGAGNLAFNSSFNSITIQTGSVNNTGTITQSGAGAVTVSGGVGANVTDIIQNGTASLTISTTALTVNSGGTTLTNTSSNGSLLTVSGGVNGTGNLIIKNNTGTANAVTLSTNSVNNTGAVTNSGAGSGGATISAVVGVNVTGVVQNSASSSLTLSGANTYTGPTTVSAGTLQAGVASVANVSGAFGKNSTVTMANVAGAALNITGFNTQIGSLTGGGAAGGNVTLGSATLTVGGDNTSPAAYAGVLSGAGGLTKIGAGTLTLTGINTYAGATTIAAGTLNANSTSALGSGGAANTLIFSGGALQASGAITSPGTRTLTLTSTGLIDTNGQSVSIAGVMSGAGGLTKSGAGTLTLSAANTFTGKTSITGGALSVTNNGNLGATPGSVTPDSITLNGGTLQFTGGTTGQTATLATNRGITLGSLGGTLKITYTVASGSFNALTDTPSFVYSGIIAGTSGGNLAIQGGAGTNNGSNPYLFKFNGASTYNGNTTIDNATLTYFNSGSAGDNRLPASTVLTIINNGAFNICGQASGTRTQTLAGLIGDSTAKVGGTNQVNPAVLALNPSASSFTWSGVIGVTTVVDKTGINSLQSVVKSGAGTEIFAGQNTYAGATNVNAGVLRAGVASVANVSGAFGNNSAVTLANAASAVLDLADFNTQIGSLTGGGGTGGNVTLGSATLTVGGDNTSPAAYAGVLSGAGSLAKIGTGAFSISNTVTLGGDFTISAGTVSANSSMMNVAGNWSNSGTFSAGTSMVTLNGAGAQTMSGANTFYGLAITGGGRTVSFQSGAAQSIAANGSLALSGSAGHLLTLAPLTPASEWQLHLDAAAAQAVSYVSVSYSNAGGFAEVNAANGTNSDGGNTTNWNFGAIINHAARLKIWNASLRISGGSRLRITR from the coding sequence ATGAAAAAACTACTGCTCACACTATCTCTTGTTTCTTTCATCTTTCTTTTCAGCCCGCGGCTGGCTTTTGCCGCCACCAAATACTGGTCCGGCACCGGCACATGGAACGCCGCCAATACCAACTGGGGCACCAGTCCGGGCGGTCCTTACAACGCCGCAACTTTCAATACCGGCGACGATGCCGTATTTGAAGGAAGCGCCGGTACTGTAACCGTATCTGCGCCGAATCATCCCAATTCCATAACGTTCAACAAGACTGGATACACATTAAACAGCGGCACGCTGACTCTCGATGGCCCCTCAATCGCCGTAAGCTCCGGCGCCGCCACCATCAATTCAAGCATTGCCGGCTCCGCCGGCCTTGCCAAGAGCGGTGGCGGAACGCTCACGCTATCCGGCAACAACTCCTTTACCGGCGGCTTGACCGTGAAGTCGGGCACACTCGAGGGCACGGGGAGCGTGAATGCCTTTGGCGGCTCTGGAACCGGCGCCATCACCCTCGGTGATTCCAGCGGCAGCGCCAACGCCACGCTGAGCGGCGGCGCCGGTCCATTTGCCAATCCGATCTCCGTGGCCTCCGGCAACACGGGCGCCGCCACCATCATCAGAAACGGTGTCGGCGGCAATAGCACTTTCAGCGGCGCGGTCACGCTCAACTCGCATAACCTCGTCCTCAATCCCGGCGGCAATGCGCTCAGCATGAGCGGCGGCTTCACGGGCGCCGGAAATCTTGCATTCAATTCCTCGTTCAACTCGATCACTATTCAAACCGGCAGCGTCAACAACACGGGCACGATCACGCAATCTGGCGCCGGCGCGGTGACGGTGAGCGGCGGTGTCGGCGCCAACGTCACGGACATTATTCAAAACGGCACGGCGTCTCTCACCATCAGCACGACGGCGCTCACCGTCAATAGCGGCGGCACTACCTTGACCAACACCAGCAGTAACGGATCTCTATTGACCGTCTCCGGCGGCGTGAACGGCACGGGCAACCTCATTATCAAGAACAATACCGGCACGGCCAACGCTGTCACGCTCTCGACAAATAGCGTCAACAACACCGGCGCGGTCACCAACTCCGGCGCCGGCAGCGGCGGCGCCACCATCAGCGCGGTTGTTGGCGTCAACGTCACTGGAGTGGTTCAAAACAGCGCCAGCTCAAGTTTGACACTCAGCGGCGCCAACACGTACACCGGCCCGACAACGGTCAGCGCCGGCACGCTTCAAGCGGGCGTGGCCTCGGTGGCAAACGTCAGCGGCGCATTTGGCAAAAACTCTACTGTGACGATGGCGAACGTTGCGGGCGCCGCCTTGAATATCACCGGCTTCAATACACAGATCGGCTCTCTCACCGGCGGCGGAGCGGCGGGCGGCAACGTGACGCTCGGATCCGCGACGCTGACGGTTGGCGGAGACAACACCAGTCCGGCGGCGTACGCGGGCGTGCTCTCCGGCGCGGGCGGCCTGACCAAGATTGGCGCCGGAACGTTGACGCTGACGGGGATAAATACCTATGCCGGCGCGACGACCATTGCCGCGGGAACATTGAACGCAAATTCCACCTCGGCGCTCGGCAGCGGCGGCGCGGCCAACACGCTCATCTTCAGCGGCGGCGCCTTGCAAGCCTCCGGCGCCATTACTTCACCGGGCACCCGGACACTGACGCTGACCAGCACCGGCCTCATTGACACCAACGGCCAGAGCGTGAGCATTGCCGGAGTCATGAGCGGCGCGGGCGGTCTTACCAAATCCGGCGCGGGCACGCTCACCCTCTCCGCCGCCAATACCTTCACGGGCAAAACCAGCATTACCGGCGGCGCCCTGAGCGTTACCAACAATGGCAATCTCGGCGCAACCCCTGGTTCTGTCACTCCAGACAGCATCACGCTTAACGGCGGCACTCTTCAATTCACGGGCGGCACGACCGGCCAAACTGCCACGCTCGCCACCAACCGCGGCATCACGCTCGGCAGCCTGGGCGGAACCCTCAAAATCACGTACACGGTAGCGAGCGGCTCTTTCAACGCGCTGACGGACACTCCCTCATTCGTTTACTCGGGCATTATCGCCGGCACAAGCGGCGGTAACCTGGCCATCCAGGGCGGCGCTGGCACGAATAACGGATCCAATCCGTACCTCTTTAAGTTTAATGGCGCTTCCACCTACAATGGCAACACTACCATTGATAACGCTACTCTGACCTATTTCAATTCCGGGTCGGCGGGCGACAATCGCCTGCCTGCGAGCACAGTCCTTACTATTATCAATAATGGGGCGTTCAATATTTGCGGTCAGGCTTCCGGCACAAGGACCCAGACTCTCGCGGGTCTCATCGGTGACTCGACGGCTAAAGTCGGCGGCACGAACCAGGTAAATCCCGCTGTGCTGGCGCTCAATCCCTCTGCTTCCAGTTTCACCTGGAGCGGCGTTATTGGTGTCACCACCGTAGTCGACAAGACCGGCATAAACAGCTTGCAATCGGTGGTTAAATCCGGCGCAGGCACGGAGATTTTTGCCGGTCAAAATACGTACGCGGGCGCGACGAACGTGAATGCCGGAGTGCTTCGGGCGGGCGTGGCTTCGGTGGCAAACGTCAGCGGCGCGTTTGGCAATAATTCAGCCGTGACCCTGGCAAATGCCGCGAGCGCCGTTTTGGACCTTGCGGACTTCAATACGCAGATTGGGTCTTTGACCGGCGGCGGCGGAACGGGCGGTAACGTGACGCTCGGATCCGCGACCCTCACGGTTGGCGGCGACAACACCAGCCCGGCGGCGTACGCGGGCGTGCTCTCCGGCGCAGGTTCTCTGGCCAAGATCGGAACAGGCGCTTTTTCAATCTCGAACACTGTCACTCTCGGCGGCGATTTTACGATTTCCGCCGGAACCGTCTCGGCTAATAGCTCTATGATGAACGTAGCTGGCAACTGGAGCAACTCGGGAACATTTTCTGCCGGAACGAGTATGGTCACCCTTAATGGAGCGGGCGCGCAGACAATGAGCGGGGCCAACACTTTTTACGGATTGGCGATCACTGGCGGCGGCCGGACCGTCTCTTTTCAAAGCGGCGCGGCTCAGTCAATCGCGGCAAACGGCTCGCTGGCCCTGAGCGGCTCTGCCGGCCACCTGCTCACGCTCGCTCCGTTGACTCCCGCTTCCGAGTGGCAGCTTCACCTTGATGCCGCCGCCGCTCAAGCTGTTTCGTATGTTTCAGTTTCGTATTCAAATGCGGGCGGTTTTGCCGAGGTGAATGCCGCCAACGGGACAAACAGCGATGGCGGCAATACCACAAACTGGAATTTCGGCGCAATCATCAATCATGCGGCGCGGCTGAAGATTTGGAATGCCTCCCTGCGAATATCAGGCGGTTCCCGCTTGCGCATCACACGCTAA
- a CDS encoding CHC2 zinc finger domain-containing protein — MPKGKGEFVDFKQVKQSVTILQILDHYGITASLKRTGDTLNGPCPLHGGHNPTQFRVSVAKNCYNCFGECQAGGNILDFVAKKENVNIRNAALLIQKWFSVDSSKGKKPAENTPKAPATSEPQKPACPPVEKPEPTSPPAETPKQQEESDAPNKPLGFALKNLNTAHPYLQERGLTKETVETFGLGFCEKGTMTGRIVIPIHNIGGELVGYAGRFPGTPSDDTPKYKLPKGFRKNVEVFNLHRAAKAEPGAPLVVVEGYFGCFTVWQAGIHRVVAITGWFLSDVQAALIAQVVGKNGRVIFMLDAGKVGQAGQEQALVKLASKVFVQTVALKPERPQPDQLSPTEILELLQ; from the coding sequence ATGCCAAAAGGCAAGGGAGAGTTTGTCGATTTCAAGCAGGTCAAGCAGTCCGTGACGATCCTGCAGATTTTGGATCATTACGGCATCACGGCGAGCCTCAAGCGAACCGGCGATACGTTGAACGGCCCGTGTCCGCTGCATGGCGGACACAACCCGACGCAGTTTCGAGTGAGCGTAGCGAAGAACTGCTACAACTGTTTCGGGGAATGCCAAGCAGGCGGCAACATTCTGGATTTCGTGGCAAAGAAAGAGAACGTGAACATCCGTAATGCCGCGCTCTTGATTCAGAAGTGGTTTTCGGTCGATTCATCCAAGGGGAAAAAGCCCGCGGAGAATACGCCGAAGGCACCGGCCACGTCAGAACCACAGAAGCCAGCATGCCCGCCGGTCGAAAAGCCGGAGCCAACAAGTCCGCCAGCGGAGACACCAAAGCAGCAGGAAGAATCCGACGCGCCCAACAAGCCGCTCGGATTTGCATTGAAGAATCTCAACACGGCGCATCCGTATTTGCAAGAACGCGGACTCACGAAAGAGACCGTTGAAACGTTTGGCCTCGGCTTCTGTGAGAAAGGCACCATGACCGGGCGGATCGTCATTCCGATTCACAATATCGGTGGCGAGCTTGTCGGTTATGCCGGACGCTTTCCTGGCACGCCGTCGGACGACACACCGAAGTACAAGCTCCCCAAAGGATTCAGGAAGAACGTGGAAGTCTTCAATCTGCACCGCGCAGCCAAGGCGGAACCGGGTGCGCCGCTGGTCGTGGTCGAAGGATATTTCGGATGCTTCACAGTATGGCAAGCCGGCATTCACAGAGTAGTAGCCATCACCGGCTGGTTTCTTTCGGACGTGCAAGCCGCTTTGATTGCCCAGGTGGTTGGCAAGAATGGCAGAGTTATCTTCATGCTCGACGCCGGCAAAGTCGGGCAAGCCGGCCAGGAGCAGGCGCTCGTTAAGCTGGCATCGAAGGTTTTTGTCCAGACGGTCGCCTTAAAGCCGGAACGGCCGCAGCCCGACCAGCTTTCCCCCACCGAAATTCTTGAACTCTTGCAGTGA